One window of Microbacterium sediminis genomic DNA carries:
- a CDS encoding NfeD family protein, whose protein sequence is MDIAEYAWIGWLAVIAIVLVIEMLSGEFTFLMISIGAAAGLIASLVGAEIWLQIIIAAVAAVALLLFLRPPLLRRLRKPHDPMKFNVDALLGMPGTVQQPVTPIAGVVKLADGQTWSARTAMASEIPAGAVVYVQSVKGALVYVGDRPPAIAPTA, encoded by the coding sequence TTGGATATCGCCGAGTACGCCTGGATCGGCTGGCTGGCGGTGATCGCGATCGTGCTCGTGATCGAGATGCTGTCGGGAGAGTTCACGTTCCTGATGATCTCGATCGGCGCCGCCGCCGGTCTCATCGCGTCGCTGGTGGGCGCGGAGATCTGGCTGCAGATCATCATCGCCGCCGTCGCGGCCGTCGCGCTGCTGCTGTTCCTGCGGCCGCCGCTGCTGCGCCGCCTGCGCAAGCCGCACGATCCCATGAAGTTCAACGTCGACGCGCTCCTCGGCATGCCGGGCACCGTGCAGCAGCCCGTCACGCCGATCGCCGGCGTCGTGAAGCTCGCCGACGGCCAGACCTGGTCGGCCCGCACGGCCATGGCGTCGGAGATCCCCGCGGGCGCCGTGGTCTACGTGCAGTCCGTCAAGGGCGCCCTCGTCTACGTGGGCGACCGCCCGCCCGCCATCGCCCCCACCGCCTGA